One part of the Corallococcus caeni genome encodes these proteins:
- a CDS encoding TapB family protein → MVVAAAAPAPCPNPWFPMEDGLTLTYRAGHSSELVLATKDVTPAPDGTVKATLAVSLKGRSGQTDLTCDANGVRTGLGGLEGTLLSASGMDVQVVNAEGAAVPAPSVMVPGGTWKNSLSVKLQPPAKKGGLRPIIATTFDKEATVVGEEEVTVAAGTFKALKIKNITTARASRPGSEGRSMESFMWFAPDVGILKLTTDGETNLELLKVDRPKTKVKPASIQGGAKKKAVKPTKG, encoded by the coding sequence ATGGTGGTGGCGGCGGCGGCGCCGGCCCCTTGTCCGAACCCCTGGTTCCCCATGGAGGACGGCCTCACGCTGACGTACCGGGCGGGCCACTCCTCGGAGCTCGTGCTGGCGACGAAGGACGTCACCCCGGCTCCGGACGGAACGGTGAAGGCCACGCTGGCGGTGAGCCTCAAGGGCCGCAGCGGCCAGACGGACCTCACCTGCGACGCCAACGGTGTCCGCACGGGCCTGGGCGGCCTGGAGGGCACGCTGCTGTCCGCGTCCGGCATGGACGTGCAGGTGGTGAACGCGGAGGGCGCGGCCGTGCCCGCGCCGTCCGTGATGGTGCCGGGCGGCACCTGGAAGAACAGCCTGTCGGTGAAGCTCCAGCCCCCGGCGAAGAAGGGCGGCCTGCGCCCCATCATCGCCACGACCTTCGACAAGGAGGCCACGGTGGTGGGCGAGGAGGAGGTCACCGTCGCGGCGGGCACCTTCAAGGCGCTGAAGATCAAGAACATCACCACGGCCCGCGCCAGCCGCCCCGGCTCGGAGGGGCGCTCCATGGAGAGCTTCATGTGGTTCGCGCCGGACGTGGGCATCCTGAAGCTGACCACGGACGGAGAAACGAACCTGGAGCTGCTCAAGGTGGACCGGCCCAAGACCAAGGTGAAGCCGGCCTCCATCCAGGGCGGCGCGAAGAAGAAGGCCGTGAAGCCCACCAAGGGCTAG
- a CDS encoding hemolysin family protein — MEWVFLGLALLLVVANGFFVATEFAIVKIRATRLQSLVDEGTPGAGMALKMVGELDAYLSATQFGITLASLGLGWLGEPAFEHLLHPVMEKVLPEALAAKYGSTAAGILGFSIITFLHIVMGELAPKSVAIQRAEQTTLAVALPMRAFYFLFYPAIRLLNWLAGLVLKAFGLHSASESHEATNEEELRVILHSSAQAGAITTARAELLERALEMAQKTARQVMVPRNQMRYLDVEEPLDRNVIDARASGHTWLPVCRGNLDEVEGVVNVKDLFFLLSRGELRSLSQVQRPVLFIPENATLEQLLAEFRRRRRQIALVVDEHGGTSGLVTIADVVAEVVGDVAELGRRVEEVRALPGGRFELPGTAQLDDLEAQLDVNFDLSDDEKGEVTTIAGYLMTKLGRVPEKGDSLKLDMWRILVEEVDGPRVVRVTVEPQSRPTAVPKDGGRSTEPPAPSGETG; from the coding sequence ATGGAATGGGTTTTCCTGGGGCTGGCGCTGCTGCTGGTCGTCGCGAACGGCTTCTTCGTGGCGACGGAGTTCGCCATCGTGAAGATCCGCGCCACGCGCCTGCAGTCCCTGGTGGACGAGGGCACGCCCGGCGCGGGCATGGCACTGAAGATGGTGGGCGAGCTGGATGCGTACCTGTCCGCCACCCAGTTCGGCATCACGCTCGCGTCGCTGGGCCTGGGCTGGCTGGGTGAGCCCGCGTTCGAACACCTGCTGCACCCGGTGATGGAGAAGGTGCTGCCGGAGGCGCTGGCGGCGAAGTACGGCTCCACGGCGGCGGGCATCCTCGGCTTCAGCATCATCACGTTCCTGCACATCGTGATGGGGGAGCTGGCGCCCAAGAGCGTCGCCATCCAGCGCGCGGAGCAGACGACGCTCGCGGTCGCGCTGCCCATGCGCGCGTTCTACTTCCTCTTCTACCCGGCCATCCGGCTGCTCAACTGGCTGGCGGGGCTGGTGCTCAAGGCGTTCGGTCTGCACTCCGCCAGCGAGTCCCACGAGGCGACGAACGAAGAGGAGCTGCGCGTCATCCTGCACAGCTCCGCGCAGGCGGGTGCCATCACCACGGCGCGCGCGGAGCTGCTGGAGCGCGCGCTGGAGATGGCGCAGAAGACGGCGCGGCAGGTGATGGTGCCGCGCAACCAGATGCGCTACCTGGACGTGGAGGAGCCGCTGGACAGGAACGTCATCGACGCGCGGGCGTCCGGGCACACGTGGCTGCCGGTATGCCGGGGCAACCTCGACGAGGTCGAGGGCGTGGTGAACGTGAAGGACCTGTTCTTCCTCCTGTCGCGCGGCGAACTGCGCAGCCTGTCCCAGGTGCAGCGGCCGGTGCTCTTCATCCCGGAGAACGCGACGCTGGAGCAGTTGCTGGCGGAGTTCCGCCGCCGCCGCCGGCAGATCGCCCTGGTGGTGGACGAGCACGGTGGCACGTCGGGGCTCGTCACCATCGCGGACGTGGTGGCGGAGGTGGTGGGCGACGTGGCGGAGCTGGGCCGGCGCGTGGAGGAGGTGCGGGCGCTTCCGGGCGGCCGCTTCGAGCTGCCCGGCACCGCGCAGCTGGACGACCTGGAGGCCCAGCTGGACGTGAACTTCGACCTGAGCGACGACGAGAAGGGCGAGGTGACGACCATCGCCGGCTACCTGATGACGAAGCTGGGCCGCGTGCCGGAGAAGGGCGACAGCCTCAAGCTCGACATGTGGCGCATCCTCGTGGAGGAGGTGGACGGCCCCCGCGTGGTGCGCGTGACGGTGGAGCCGCAGTCGCGCCCCACCGCGGTGCCCAAGGACGGAGGCCGCTCCACGGAGCCGCCCGCGCCGTCCGGCGAGACGGGGTGA
- a CDS encoding zf-TFIIB domain-containing protein: MNCPGCNAEMTDLEGDHETLRECRECGGLWVNVADLNRILLHNNLPGLEGQGGKMDADALTGQCPDCQVDLVRYVGGDRHHPLQFDTCESCGGIFLESEFADATDTAAAEKKIIEFFRAFSGKQKAKAAI; this comes from the coding sequence ATGAATTGCCCCGGTTGCAACGCCGAAATGACTGATCTCGAAGGGGATCACGAGACGTTGCGGGAATGTAGAGAGTGTGGCGGTTTGTGGGTCAACGTCGCGGATCTGAACCGGATCCTCCTCCACAACAATCTTCCCGGCCTGGAGGGACAGGGCGGCAAGATGGACGCCGACGCCCTGACGGGCCAGTGCCCCGACTGCCAGGTGGACCTCGTCCGCTACGTTGGCGGGGACCGGCATCACCCCCTGCAGTTCGACACCTGCGAGTCGTGCGGGGGCATCTTCCTGGAGTCGGAGTTCGCTGACGCGACCGACACCGCCGCGGCGGAGAAGAAGATCATCGAGTTCTTCCGCGCCTTCAGCGGCAAGCAGAAGGCCAAGGCCGCCATCTAG
- a CDS encoding ABC transporter substrate-binding protein produces the protein MRRWGWVCVLGLLGVAACKKDVPAEAPDAGAVETGPSALTEKEPNERPDQALAITRDSVVTGGLAAEPNKLDEDWYRLAPGTPRIADVTVTGLPGGDVKLDVYDQDRNRLVGVNSEGEGKGERLPNLYVEQERWLVVSPARKGMGGAYTLEVKYRQPNDGEEREPNDRAVDAAALPLGQTVTAFLGHSGDEDWYRVELAGPGTPEEVPAAQDSGAPAPGTAPAAPGSTPAAVPPPSVPDETPVIDDNGAPSPTPEGTFGGGEPPAHPPENAMPTAPGELGGAVAAQAVDAGPPPEPEVPSVALKIELSAVEGVRPEVSVLSAAEAPLFTLQGKEGEPLALRNIGVRATDRVVYVVVKGGWTGTGKAQRRTYNAQVPYTLTVSQEEAGAHAELEPNDELLKATPLTGAGYREGFLSPKSDVDNYVLTAREPVLAKVELSGVERLDLTLSMVEPPQGDGLKETVLLKANDGALKEPERLNNVACSGTCYFRVEGSFRKVNGKFVKDFENADQPYRISVTTVPDDGSQEREPNNTSDRAQDLTLGKAVRGTVYPAKDVDYYRVDLSDRPVRTAITATLLGILKVDVGLYLHRLQPDGKLTLVQTSDRAKGDQPETIRYSAEPGVYVFEVRDAKNREANFQDSYQLTVEEGE, from the coding sequence ATGCGACGTTGGGGCTGGGTCTGTGTCTTGGGGCTGCTGGGGGTGGCCGCGTGCAAGAAGGACGTGCCGGCGGAAGCGCCGGACGCGGGCGCGGTGGAGACGGGCCCCTCCGCCCTCACGGAGAAGGAGCCCAACGAGCGGCCCGACCAGGCGCTGGCCATCACGCGCGACAGCGTGGTGACGGGAGGGCTGGCGGCGGAGCCCAACAAGCTGGATGAAGACTGGTACCGGCTGGCCCCCGGCACCCCGCGCATCGCGGACGTGACGGTGACGGGCCTGCCCGGCGGGGACGTGAAGCTGGACGTCTATGACCAGGACCGCAACCGGCTGGTGGGGGTCAACAGCGAGGGCGAGGGCAAGGGCGAGCGCCTTCCGAACCTCTACGTCGAGCAGGAGCGCTGGCTGGTGGTGTCGCCCGCGCGCAAGGGCATGGGCGGGGCGTACACGCTGGAGGTGAAGTACCGCCAGCCCAACGACGGCGAGGAGCGCGAGCCCAACGACCGCGCCGTGGACGCCGCCGCGCTGCCGCTGGGGCAGACGGTGACGGCGTTCCTGGGGCACTCGGGGGATGAGGACTGGTACCGGGTGGAGCTGGCCGGTCCCGGCACGCCCGAGGAGGTGCCAGCGGCCCAGGACAGCGGCGCGCCCGCTCCGGGCACGGCGCCCGCGGCCCCGGGTTCAACGCCCGCGGCCGTTCCGCCGCCGTCCGTGCCGGACGAGACGCCGGTCATCGACGACAACGGGGCGCCCTCCCCCACTCCGGAGGGCACGTTCGGGGGTGGAGAGCCGCCCGCGCATCCGCCGGAGAACGCGATGCCCACGGCGCCCGGGGAGCTGGGCGGGGCGGTGGCGGCCCAGGCGGTGGACGCGGGTCCGCCGCCCGAGCCCGAGGTGCCTTCGGTGGCGCTGAAGATCGAGCTGTCCGCCGTGGAGGGCGTGCGGCCGGAGGTGTCCGTGCTGTCCGCCGCGGAGGCGCCGCTGTTCACGCTGCAGGGCAAGGAGGGCGAGCCGCTCGCCCTGCGCAACATCGGCGTGAGGGCCACGGACCGGGTGGTCTACGTGGTGGTGAAGGGCGGCTGGACGGGGACGGGCAAGGCGCAGCGGCGCACCTACAACGCGCAGGTGCCGTACACGCTGACGGTGTCCCAGGAGGAGGCGGGGGCGCACGCGGAGCTGGAGCCCAACGACGAGCTGCTCAAGGCCACGCCGCTGACGGGCGCGGGCTATCGCGAGGGCTTCCTGTCGCCGAAGTCGGACGTGGACAACTACGTGCTGACGGCGCGCGAGCCGGTGCTGGCGAAGGTGGAGCTGTCGGGCGTGGAGCGGTTGGACCTGACGCTGTCGATGGTGGAGCCGCCGCAGGGAGACGGGCTGAAGGAGACAGTGCTGCTCAAGGCCAACGACGGGGCGCTGAAGGAGCCGGAGCGGCTCAACAACGTCGCGTGCAGCGGCACCTGCTACTTCCGGGTGGAGGGGTCGTTCCGCAAGGTGAACGGCAAGTTCGTGAAGGACTTCGAGAACGCGGACCAGCCCTACCGCATCAGCGTGACGACGGTGCCGGACGACGGCAGCCAGGAGCGCGAGCCCAACAACACGTCCGACCGCGCGCAGGACCTGACCCTGGGCAAGGCGGTGCGAGGCACGGTGTACCCGGCGAAGGACGTGGACTACTACCGGGTGGACCTGTCCGACCGGCCGGTGCGCACGGCCATCACCGCGACGCTGCTGGGCATCCTGAAGGTGGACGTGGGGCTGTACCTGCACCGGCTGCAGCCGGACGGGAAGCTGACGCTGGTGCAGACGTCCGACCGCGCGAAGGGTGACCAGCCGGAGACCATCCGCTACAGCGCCGAGCCCGGCGTCTACGTCTTCGAAGTCCGCGACGCGAAGAACCGCGAAGCGAACTTTCAGGACTCCTACCAGCTGACAGTCGAGGAGGGGGAGTAG
- a CDS encoding discoidin domain-containing protein, whose product MRRLSLASLLLVSPSVLAAVPAAPGYAQAEAWAEKEARPDHYVPLNLLDGRDTTAWCAEGEKPAHVFIGFKEPVTLDEVRVYTGDGTSRDAFKANGRVRKFTLTSVDASRSVTVQDKRGLQAVPLSQPLFGARFVLEVADRFPGTKEDAPVCLTDVVLYSGGKPLNGPALATRYKYDARVAPLVGTWFGGHEGAPERFLSFFVDGTWRFSLEPLETPEPTTVVSGTYTVSGNRVTLDIPKKGKVSARFERTPAGEGPKAAAALSLDGTLPEEWGSSFRSQP is encoded by the coding sequence ATGCGACGCCTGTCCCTGGCCTCCCTGCTGCTCGTGTCCCCGTCCGTCCTCGCCGCCGTGCCCGCCGCGCCCGGCTATGCCCAGGCGGAGGCCTGGGCGGAGAAGGAGGCGCGCCCGGACCACTACGTGCCCCTCAACCTGCTGGACGGCCGGGACACCACCGCCTGGTGCGCGGAAGGGGAGAAGCCCGCCCACGTCTTCATCGGCTTCAAGGAGCCCGTCACCCTGGACGAGGTGCGCGTCTACACGGGCGACGGCACGTCCCGCGACGCCTTCAAGGCCAACGGCCGCGTGCGCAAGTTCACCCTCACCAGCGTGGACGCGTCCCGCAGCGTCACCGTGCAGGACAAGCGCGGCCTGCAGGCCGTGCCCCTGTCCCAGCCGCTCTTCGGCGCGCGCTTCGTCCTGGAGGTGGCCGACCGCTTCCCTGGCACCAAGGAGGACGCCCCGGTGTGCCTCACGGACGTCGTCCTCTACTCGGGCGGCAAGCCCCTCAACGGGCCCGCGCTCGCCACCCGCTACAAGTACGACGCGCGCGTGGCCCCGCTCGTGGGCACGTGGTTCGGCGGCCACGAGGGCGCGCCGGAGCGCTTCCTCTCCTTCTTCGTGGACGGCACCTGGCGCTTCTCCCTGGAGCCCCTGGAGACGCCCGAGCCCACCACCGTCGTCAGCGGCACCTACACCGTGTCCGGCAACCGGGTGACGCTGGACATCCCCAAGAAGGGCAAGGTGTCCGCCCGCTTCGAGCGCACCCCGGCCGGCGAGGGGCCGAAGGCGGCCGCCGCGCTGTCGCTGGACGGGACGCTCCCCGAGGAGTGGGGGAGCAGCTTCCGCAGCCAACCGTGA
- a CDS encoding tetratricopeptide repeat protein, which yields MAREKDNIALSDEHNTRGIELADRGWLDEAIKEFRKAIDLDPTSAHAHDNLATVYAEKKQFREALAEYLTALKLEPESATAHYNLACFLSTHASEMAVEEYKEAIELDPEYPDAHLNLGLTYADQGRVEEAMRELHSAIELDPQDAFPRHELAALMMDEGDYRSSITQLKEVVRLEPDNFEAQLDLGICYAQKGFYAEAERAYERARALNAEDLLLNYNLAALYALWGRPKDAVQYLQKALAADRQKVLGWLSADPMFDVLKGDPDFEALF from the coding sequence ATGGCCCGGGAAAAGGACAACATCGCTCTGTCCGACGAGCACAACACCCGCGGCATCGAGCTGGCGGACCGGGGCTGGCTGGACGAGGCCATCAAGGAGTTCAGGAAGGCCATCGACCTGGACCCCACGTCGGCGCACGCTCACGACAACCTGGCCACGGTCTACGCGGAGAAGAAGCAGTTCCGCGAGGCGCTGGCGGAGTACCTCACCGCGCTGAAGCTGGAGCCGGAGAGCGCCACCGCGCACTACAACCTGGCCTGCTTCCTCTCCACCCACGCCAGCGAGATGGCGGTGGAGGAGTACAAGGAAGCCATCGAGCTGGATCCGGAGTACCCGGACGCCCACCTCAACCTGGGCCTCACCTACGCGGACCAGGGGCGGGTGGAGGAGGCGATGCGCGAGCTGCACTCCGCCATCGAGCTGGATCCGCAGGACGCCTTCCCCCGGCATGAGCTGGCGGCGCTGATGATGGACGAGGGCGACTACCGCTCGTCCATCACCCAGCTGAAGGAAGTGGTGCGGCTGGAGCCGGACAACTTCGAGGCGCAGCTGGACCTGGGCATCTGCTACGCGCAGAAGGGCTTCTACGCGGAAGCGGAGCGCGCCTACGAGCGCGCCCGGGCGCTCAACGCGGAAGACCTCCTGCTCAACTACAACCTGGCGGCGCTGTACGCGCTGTGGGGCCGTCCGAAGGACGCCGTCCAGTACCTGCAGAAGGCGTTGGCGGCGGACCGGCAGAAGGTCCTGGGGTGGCTGTCCGCGGACCCCATGTTCGACGTGCTCAAGGGCGATCCGGACTTCGAAGCCCTCTTCTGA
- the prfA gene encoding peptide chain release factor 1, translating into MIDKLEEVERRFERLTADLSNPDILADTAKLQKVSKERAALEKLVETFRGYRKVLADLNEVEAWLSSADPDEKAYAKEALPGLKAQREELESSLKVLLLPKDPNDEKNVILEIRAGAGGDEAALFAEEVMQMYLRYADRRGWKADILDMSAGNAGGVKDATVTLSGDAVFSNLKYESGVHRVQRVPATETQGRIHTSTITVSVMPEAEDVDVQINPADIEMQVMRSTGAGGQSVNTTDSAVRLIHKPSGIVVKCQQEKSQGKNRAMALRMLRAKLYDMEQERIRNERDSMRRGQVGTGDRSEKIRTYNFPQDRLTDHRIGLTVHNLPAIMVGNVDEVITACRTHYQAEALKAQTGGGRPPSES; encoded by the coding sequence ATGATTGACAAATTGGAAGAGGTCGAGCGCCGCTTCGAGCGGCTCACGGCCGACCTGTCGAACCCCGATATCCTCGCCGACACGGCGAAGCTCCAGAAGGTGTCCAAGGAGCGCGCCGCGCTGGAGAAGCTCGTGGAGACGTTCCGCGGCTACCGCAAGGTGCTGGCGGACCTCAACGAGGTGGAGGCGTGGCTGTCCAGCGCCGACCCCGACGAGAAGGCCTACGCCAAGGAGGCCCTGCCCGGCCTGAAGGCGCAGCGCGAGGAGCTGGAGTCGTCGCTGAAAGTCCTCCTGCTGCCCAAGGACCCCAATGACGAGAAGAACGTCATCCTGGAGATCCGCGCGGGCGCGGGCGGCGACGAGGCGGCCCTCTTCGCCGAAGAGGTCATGCAGATGTACCTGCGCTACGCGGACCGCCGGGGCTGGAAGGCGGACATCCTGGACATGAGCGCGGGCAACGCCGGCGGCGTGAAGGACGCCACGGTGACGCTGTCCGGCGACGCGGTGTTCAGCAACCTGAAGTACGAGTCCGGCGTGCACCGCGTCCAGCGCGTGCCGGCCACGGAGACGCAGGGCCGCATCCACACCTCCACCATCACCGTGTCGGTGATGCCGGAGGCGGAGGACGTGGACGTGCAGATCAACCCGGCGGACATCGAGATGCAGGTGATGCGCTCCACGGGCGCCGGCGGCCAGAGCGTCAACACCACGGACTCCGCGGTGCGCCTCATCCACAAGCCGTCCGGCATCGTGGTGAAGTGCCAGCAGGAGAAGAGCCAGGGGAAGAACCGCGCCATGGCACTGCGCATGCTGCGCGCGAAGCTCTACGACATGGAGCAGGAGCGCATCCGCAACGAGCGCGACTCCATGCGCCGCGGCCAGGTGGGCACGGGCGACCGCAGCGAGAAGATCCGCACGTACAACTTCCCGCAGGACCGGCTCACCGACCACCGCATCGGCCTCACCGTGCACAACCTGCCGGCCATCATGGTGGGCAACGTGGACGAGGTGATCACGGCCTGCCGCACGCACTACCAGGCGGAGGCCCTCAAGGCGCAGACGGGCGGCGGGCGGCCCCCCAGCGAATCATGA
- the prmC gene encoding peptide chain release factor N(5)-glutamine methyltransferase encodes MMSDVWTIRRILTWTTGHFEKRGVDAPRLTTEILLAHVLKTGRVRLYVDLDRPLSKDELAAFKALIERRMAGEPTNYLTGAKEFYNRPFKVDARVLIPRPETELLVEAVLHSVPKDAPSRVLDVCTGSGCIAISVAAERPQATVLATDLSKDACALARENAQALGVAERVSVLEGDLFAPLPPGETFRVVVSNPPYIDSGDIAGLSAEVRREPRLALDGGPDGLTALRRVIQGARRVLEPGGLLALEMGETQGSAVLELLRAAGYVDARVEKDLERRERMAFGTQPAA; translated from the coding sequence ATCATGAGCGACGTCTGGACCATCCGCCGGATCCTCACCTGGACGACGGGGCACTTCGAGAAGCGCGGGGTGGACGCGCCCCGGCTCACGACGGAGATCCTGCTCGCGCACGTGCTCAAGACGGGCCGCGTGCGCCTGTACGTCGACCTGGACCGGCCGCTGTCGAAAGACGAGCTGGCCGCCTTCAAGGCGCTCATCGAGCGCAGGATGGCGGGCGAGCCCACGAACTACCTGACGGGCGCGAAGGAGTTCTACAACCGCCCGTTCAAGGTGGACGCGCGCGTGCTCATCCCCCGGCCGGAGACGGAGCTGCTGGTGGAGGCGGTGCTGCACTCGGTGCCGAAGGACGCTCCCAGCCGCGTGCTGGACGTGTGCACGGGCTCCGGCTGCATCGCCATCAGCGTGGCGGCGGAGCGGCCCCAGGCGACGGTGCTGGCCACGGACCTGTCGAAGGACGCGTGCGCGCTGGCCCGTGAGAACGCGCAGGCCCTGGGCGTGGCCGAGCGCGTGAGCGTGCTGGAGGGCGACCTCTTCGCTCCCCTCCCCCCGGGCGAGACGTTCAGGGTGGTGGTGTCGAACCCGCCGTACATCGACTCGGGCGACATCGCCGGGCTGTCCGCCGAGGTGCGGCGCGAGCCCCGGCTGGCGCTGGACGGCGGGCCGGACGGGCTCACCGCGCTCCGGCGCGTGATTCAGGGCGCCCGGCGGGTGCTGGAGCCTGGCGGCCTGCTTGCATTGGAGATGGGCGAGACCCAGGGCAGCGCCGTCCTGGAGCTCCTGCGCGCCGCGGGGTACGTGGACGCGCGCGTGGAGAAGGACCTGGAGCGGCGTGAACGCATGGCGTTCGGGACACAGCCCGCGGCCTGA
- the murA gene encoding UDP-N-acetylglucosamine 1-carboxyvinyltransferase: MDKIVMKGGTALHGEVEVSGAKNAALPILASALLADGTTTFRNVPDLADVATMLEVLRTMGCEAERLTGRKADTCEISIAGDITPEAPYDLVKTMRASVLVLGPLVARFGRARVSMPGGCAIGARPIDQHLKGLKALGADIHLTEGYVEARAKQLKGGMVNFDVITVTGTENVMMAAVLAKGRTVMENCAREPEVEELARVLNKMGAKVEGAGTSVITIEGVDALNPVEHAILPDRIEAGTLLVAAAISGGNVLVKHARPEHLDAVLDKLREAGCTLTVEDGGIRCKAPRTLKSVNITTTEHPGFPTDMQAQLMALMTVSHGTSVISENIFENRFMHVPELHRLGADITIQGHTAVVKGVKALSGAPVMATDLRASASLILAGLRADGHTEVSRVYHLDRGYERLERKLRGLGADIRRVKERA, from the coding sequence ATGGACAAGATCGTCATGAAGGGTGGCACCGCGCTGCACGGCGAGGTGGAGGTCTCCGGCGCGAAGAACGCGGCGCTGCCCATCCTGGCCTCCGCGCTGCTGGCGGACGGCACCACCACCTTCCGCAACGTCCCCGACCTGGCGGACGTGGCCACGATGCTGGAGGTGCTGCGCACCATGGGCTGCGAGGCCGAGCGGCTCACCGGCAGGAAGGCGGACACCTGTGAGATCAGCATCGCGGGGGACATCACCCCGGAGGCCCCCTACGACCTGGTGAAGACCATGCGCGCCAGCGTCCTGGTGCTGGGGCCGCTCGTCGCGCGCTTCGGCCGCGCGCGCGTGTCCATGCCGGGCGGGTGCGCCATTGGCGCGCGGCCCATCGACCAGCACCTGAAGGGCCTGAAGGCGCTGGGCGCGGACATCCACCTGACCGAAGGCTACGTGGAGGCCCGGGCGAAGCAGCTCAAGGGCGGCATGGTGAACTTCGACGTCATCACCGTCACCGGCACGGAGAACGTGATGATGGCGGCGGTGCTCGCCAAGGGCCGCACGGTGATGGAGAACTGCGCGCGCGAGCCGGAGGTGGAGGAGCTGGCGCGCGTGCTCAACAAGATGGGCGCGAAGGTGGAGGGGGCGGGCACGTCCGTCATCACCATCGAGGGCGTGGACGCTCTCAACCCGGTGGAGCACGCCATCCTCCCGGACCGCATCGAGGCGGGCACGCTGCTGGTGGCCGCGGCCATCAGCGGGGGCAACGTCCTGGTGAAGCACGCACGGCCCGAGCACCTGGACGCGGTCCTGGACAAGCTGAGGGAGGCCGGCTGCACCCTCACGGTGGAGGACGGCGGCATCCGCTGCAAGGCACCCAGGACGCTCAAGTCGGTGAACATCACCACCACGGAGCACCCGGGCTTCCCCACGGACATGCAGGCGCAGCTGATGGCGCTGATGACGGTGAGCCACGGCACGTCCGTCATCTCCGAGAACATCTTCGAGAACCGCTTCATGCACGTGCCGGAGCTGCACCGGCTGGGCGCGGACATCACCATCCAGGGGCACACGGCGGTGGTGAAGGGCGTGAAGGCGCTCAGCGGGGCGCCCGTGATGGCCACCGACCTGCGCGCCAGCGCGTCGCTCATCCTGGCTGGCCTGCGGGCCGACGGCCACACCGAGGTCAGCCGCGTCTACCACCTGGACCGCGGGTACGAGCGGCTGGAGCGCAAGCTGCGGGGCCTGGGAGCGGACATCCGCCGCGTGAAGGAGCGCGCCTGA
- a CDS encoding CapA family protein has translation MRHAALLLLLSLSACHPRPVTPTAPPPGMEPSGTTEGPPREAPSAPPPGSETGHPTPQAAAPAPARPVTLVVGGDVTVGHHYEEYFDDQVAKGRTREEMFAYGFREVRPIVDSGDLFVVNLECPYTDSTEKLPKNFNFRARPELVNVLTAGRVGVVSLANNHMMDYGAQGLLDTLTSLEAARIPFFGAGRNLAEARRPAVVTVGGLKVAFLGYFFLGTRNIEPPQVYATDTTPGVAGHFSDVEVMERMLREDIAAAKAQADLVLPFFHWGIEGNTTPEPYQVRLAHAAIDAGAAGVLGSHPHVLQSMELYQGRPVVYSLGNFVFGGNWNPRDKRSVLWRARFDSTGYLSSDVLPLRTDRYPEFPVQPVPVTGAEAEGVMTLLRTASQGTQGLERMLPALEAGGAGSPPPPSSSVRGGQ, from the coding sequence ATGCGCCACGCCGCCCTGCTGCTCCTGCTGTCGCTTTCCGCCTGTCATCCCCGCCCCGTGACGCCCACGGCCCCGCCCCCGGGAATGGAGCCCTCCGGCACCACGGAAGGCCCGCCGCGCGAGGCCCCGTCAGCCCCTCCGCCCGGGTCCGAAACCGGACACCCCACCCCTCAGGCGGCCGCTCCAGCCCCCGCCCGCCCGGTGACGCTGGTGGTGGGCGGCGACGTGACGGTGGGCCACCACTACGAAGAGTACTTCGACGACCAGGTGGCCAAGGGGCGGACGCGCGAGGAGATGTTCGCGTACGGCTTCCGCGAGGTGCGGCCCATCGTGGACTCCGGCGACCTGTTCGTCGTGAACCTGGAGTGCCCGTACACGGACAGCACGGAGAAGCTGCCCAAGAACTTCAACTTCCGCGCGCGGCCGGAGCTGGTGAACGTGCTCACCGCGGGGCGCGTGGGCGTGGTGAGCCTGGCCAACAACCACATGATGGACTACGGCGCGCAGGGGCTCCTGGACACGCTCACGTCGCTGGAGGCCGCGCGCATCCCCTTCTTCGGCGCGGGACGCAACCTGGCGGAGGCGCGCCGCCCGGCCGTCGTCACCGTGGGGGGCCTGAAGGTCGCGTTCCTGGGCTACTTCTTCCTGGGCACGCGCAACATCGAGCCGCCCCAGGTCTACGCCACGGACACCACGCCGGGCGTGGCCGGGCACTTCTCCGACGTGGAGGTGATGGAGCGGATGCTGCGCGAGGACATCGCGGCGGCGAAGGCCCAGGCGGACCTGGTGCTGCCCTTCTTCCACTGGGGCATCGAGGGCAACACCACCCCGGAGCCGTACCAGGTGCGCCTGGCTCACGCGGCCATCGACGCGGGCGCGGCGGGGGTGCTGGGCAGCCACCCGCACGTGCTCCAGTCCATGGAGCTGTACCAGGGCAGGCCGGTGGTCTACTCGCTGGGCAACTTCGTGTTCGGTGGGAACTGGAACCCCCGGGACAAGCGCAGCGTCCTGTGGCGGGCGCGCTTCGACTCCACGGGTTACCTCTCCAGTGACGTGCTGCCCCTCAGGACCGACCGCTACCCCGAGTTCCCCGTCCAGCCGGTGCCCGTGACGGGTGCCGAGGCCGAAGGGGTGATGACGCTGCTGCGCACCGCGTCGCAGGGGACACAGGGGCTCGAGCGGATGCTCCCGGCGTTGGAAGCGGGGGGAGCAGGGAGCCCACCGCCCCCCTCCTCCAGTGTGAGAGGGGGGCAGTAG